The sequence below is a genomic window from Ignavibacteriales bacterium.
GTGTCTCCATTATATTCTCAGGAACGGCAGCTAATTTAAAATTACTTCCTTGGTTTGTTGCTGTGGTATAACCATAGATTAATATTCCGATACCCCAACTAGATATAAACTTCACTTCACTTAGATCAACAATAATAGTTTTCTTATTATTCCCAAGACTCGATTGTATAGCCTCATGAAAATCGTTAGCCTCATACCCTAACATCATTTCACCTTCCAGGTTAATGATTACAGCTTTCTCAGTTTCTTTAGTTTTTACTTTCATTATAATTTCCTTTTACTTTTTACAGTTTAAGTTAAATAT
It includes:
- a CDS encoding STAS domain-containing protein translates to MKVKTKETEKAVIINLEGEMMLGYEANDFHEAIQSSLGNNKKTIIVDLSEVKFISSWGIGILIYGYTTATNQGSNFKLAAVPENIMETLQKVKVDIIFQKYDSVEEALKD